The DNA region AGTGCCTTCCCAAGCGACATAGCCAATACCACCACCTAAAAAAATTCGAGTACCGATACCAACGAGTTGTAAATCGGGGTCGTTGAGTAAGGGGGAAATAGCACCGGGGTTAGAGTAAACGGCATTTCCCAGACGCGGTTGTAAAGGGCCGAGATAGGTGAAGAGGGGGCGATCGCCACCATTTACACCAACAATAAAATTTTGATAAAGATTGCGGGGATTAAATAAATAAAACTGATTAATCGTTTCATTGGTAATTGTAGTTTCAAAAGTTGCTCTGGGATAACAATCTGTTACTTGTCCTTGCGCTTTTACGTGTATAGGTTTACCAGCGATCAAATCTTCGATTACATGACCCCCGCCACGTTCTCTGACTTCTTCCCCGTCCGTTGTCTCTACAGCAGAACTCGCACCCAAATATAAATCTACTGCCCCAAAACCAGAGTATGCTGGAACCCCATCTAACCAACACCGACGAATTTTTATCGGGGGATCAGTGTGTCCGAGATTGATAATTGCACCACTTGATTCCATTGGCTCAAATGTGCCAGTGGTAATTACATCAACTTCTTTAGCTGCTTTAGTAACACCGATTTCTACAACTCGTGCTTTTAATTCTTCAGTTGTCAACACTACCGCACGTTGGCGGCTGATTTTTTCGTTAATTTCTGCAATTGTTCGCATTTTATCAGTGCTAG from Nostoc commune NIES-4072 includes:
- a CDS encoding homocysteine biosynthesis protein; its protein translation is MRTIAEINEKISRQRAVVLTTEELKARVVEIGVTKAAKEVDVITTGTFEPMESSGAIINLGHTDPPIKIRRCWLDGVPAYSGFGAVDLYLGASSAVETTDGEEVRERGGGHVIEDLIAGKPIHVKAQGQVTDCYPRATFETTITNETINQFYLFNPRNLYQNFIVGVNGGDRPLFTYLGPLQPRLGNAVYSNPGAISPLLNDPDLQLVGIGTRIFLGGGIGYVAWEGTQHFPLQKRLANRTPIGPSATLALIGDAKQMDAHWVRGCYFKSYGPSLMLGVGVPLPVLNEQVVEHCAVQDQDLVAPIVDFSIPRRVRPTFGLVSYAQLKSGRITIEGKAVRSAPLASLFFSRQVALELKKWIEAGTFTLTEPVSPIPMERSFLPQDRRTDF